The following coding sequences are from one Seonamhaeicola sp. ML3 window:
- a CDS encoding SelT/SelW/SelH family protein, whose amino-acid sequence MNNKVTIKYCPKCRWLVRSTWMAQELLTTFEEDLQELALQPAGSGIFEVHANNKMVWSRKEMQGFPDITQLKQLVRDVIAPNKSLGHADKKKDTN is encoded by the coding sequence ATGAACAATAAGGTTACCATAAAATATTGTCCAAAATGCCGTTGGTTAGTACGGTCTACTTGGATGGCTCAAGAACTACTCACCACCTTCGAGGAAGACCTACAGGAATTAGCCCTACAACCTGCTGGTTCTGGAATTTTCGAAGTCCATGCCAACAACAAAATGGTTTGGTCTAGAAAAGAGATGCAGGGATTTCCAGACATCACCCAATTAAAACAACTGGTTAGAGATGTTATTGCGCCCAATAAAAGCCTGGGGCATGCCGATAAAAAGAAGGACACCAATTAA
- a CDS encoding M48 family metallopeptidase — protein MKTKITFLIALFVGISFGFAQQDEECMTKLSIFHEYVKAKNYDAAFEPWSAVRNKCPKFNNAIYVDGEKILNHKIDNSTGAEKIGFINDLLKLYEQRAEYFPSKTPKGKYGAIACQLMYDYKKELNKTTEELYEGFDTAYNADKKTFTNPKSLYTYFSLMVQLYDAGKKPAKDLFNKYDDVVEKVEDEIKNYSEKLNKLVAKEEAGTPLSSKDGKYKRFYESYLKAYDQISSGVDEKLGTRANCDNLIPLYTKDFEAHKSDAVWLKRAVSRMYHKECTDSDLYEQLVKAYDETAPSADTKYFVATVLFKNHKENEAIGYFQESYDLETDTFKKAKLANNIGLILKKKGRYGQARTYFRNALRLNPSNGRPHLSIAAMYAASANNCGDTTFNKRAVYWLAADEANKAARVDPTQKKNAAKSVANYKAKAPSKADIFSAANSGQVIKIGCWIGGQVTVPKI, from the coding sequence ATGAAAACGAAAATTACTTTTTTAATTGCATTATTTGTAGGGATAAGTTTTGGTTTTGCGCAGCAGGATGAAGAGTGCATGACTAAATTGTCAATATTCCATGAGTATGTAAAGGCAAAAAATTACGATGCAGCATTTGAACCTTGGTCTGCCGTAAGGAATAAATGTCCGAAGTTTAACAACGCTATTTACGTTGATGGAGAAAAAATCTTAAACCATAAAATAGACAACTCAACGGGAGCAGAAAAAATAGGGTTCATTAACGACCTTTTAAAACTTTACGAACAGAGAGCAGAATATTTCCCAAGTAAAACACCAAAAGGGAAGTATGGTGCCATTGCTTGTCAGTTAATGTACGACTATAAAAAAGAGCTTAATAAGACAACAGAAGAGTTATACGAAGGTTTTGATACAGCATACAATGCCGATAAAAAAACGTTCACAAATCCAAAGAGTTTGTACACTTATTTCTCTTTAATGGTACAATTGTATGACGCAGGAAAGAAACCAGCAAAAGATTTATTCAATAAGTACGATGATGTTGTTGAGAAAGTTGAAGACGAAATAAAAAACTATTCTGAAAAGCTTAATAAATTGGTTGCCAAAGAAGAAGCTGGTACTCCGTTATCAAGTAAAGATGGTAAATACAAAAGGTTTTATGAAAGTTATTTGAAAGCCTACGACCAGATATCTTCAGGAGTTGATGAAAAGTTAGGGACTAGAGCTAATTGTGATAATTTGATTCCTCTCTATACTAAGGATTTTGAAGCTCACAAATCTGATGCAGTTTGGCTTAAACGTGCGGTTAGTAGAATGTATCACAAAGAGTGTACTGATAGCGATTTATACGAACAATTGGTAAAGGCTTATGATGAAACTGCACCTTCAGCCGATACAAAATATTTCGTTGCAACTGTATTGTTCAAGAACCACAAGGAAAATGAGGCTATTGGATATTTTCAGGAGTCTTATGACTTAGAGACCGATACTTTTAAAAAGGCTAAACTGGCGAATAATATCGGATTGATTCTTAAGAAAAAAGGTAGATATGGTCAGGCCAGAACGTATTTTAGAAACGCTTTAAGGTTAAACCCTTCTAACGGTCGCCCACATTTATCTATCGCAGCTATGTATGCTGCAAGTGCAAATAATTGTGGAGATACAACGTTTAACAAAAGAGCAGTATATTGGTTAGCTGCTGATGAAGCCAATAAAGCAGCAAGAGTTGATCCAACACAAAAGAAAAATGCTGCTAAGTCTGTTGCAAATTATAAGGCTAAAGCCCCATCAAAAGCAGATATTTTTAGTGCTGCTAATTCTGGTCAAGTAATTAAGATTGGTTGTTGGATTGGAGGCCAGGTTACAGTGCCAAAAATTTAA
- a CDS encoding nucleoid-associated protein has product MISRKNASIAKCIIHKVGNKFNDTKNAFSEKIVEFDEASYDLMLLFLLRPFSSATQSYRFNHHANVNLNEINSYSAQIFNDDDFIEVSKHIVMHLYEQSNSANIKTGDVLIVLFEGIEFNEITTNALGVFKIENKTNFFQTYLENNSYDVLVQKGINSKKVDKGCLILNQSDAEGNIIFSADNNNYDAQYWINHFLNIKFADDANSHTQQYLELCKDFSEEVIKHSYGLQEQNTFLAKTIDFFKENEVVNVERFKDELFEEDKHKSEFDTYKKSFEDGQNLVIRNQFDVVERVVNKEKKKIKTDIKLDTHIQIKLDIDAPDASTEYLERGYDEEKKMHYYKVFFNAEN; this is encoded by the coding sequence ATGATTTCCAGAAAAAATGCTTCCATTGCCAAGTGCATCATTCATAAAGTAGGCAACAAATTTAATGATACGAAAAATGCATTTTCTGAAAAAATAGTAGAATTCGACGAAGCCAGCTACGACCTTATGCTTCTGTTTTTGTTAAGACCTTTTAGCAGTGCCACACAGAGCTACAGGTTTAATCACCACGCCAATGTAAATCTTAACGAAATAAACAGCTATAGTGCTCAAATTTTTAATGACGATGATTTTATAGAAGTATCTAAGCATATTGTCATGCATCTTTACGAACAGTCTAATTCTGCGAATATTAAAACCGGTGATGTATTAATCGTATTGTTTGAAGGCATTGAGTTTAACGAGATAACCACCAATGCCTTGGGAGTTTTTAAAATTGAAAACAAGACCAATTTCTTTCAAACGTATCTAGAAAATAATAGCTACGATGTTTTGGTTCAAAAAGGCATCAACTCTAAAAAAGTAGATAAAGGGTGCTTAATTTTAAACCAATCTGATGCTGAAGGCAATATTATTTTCAGTGCAGATAACAATAATTACGATGCTCAATATTGGATAAACCATTTCTTGAATATTAAATTCGCCGACGATGCCAATAGCCATACCCAACAATATCTTGAATTATGTAAAGATTTCTCCGAAGAGGTTATAAAACACAGTTATGGCCTACAAGAGCAAAACACCTTTTTAGCTAAAACTATAGACTTTTTTAAGGAAAATGAAGTCGTTAATGTAGAGCGCTTTAAAGATGAACTTTTTGAAGAAGACAAGCACAAATCTGAATTCGACACCTATAAAAAAAGCTTTGAAGATGGTCAAAACTTGGTAATACGAAATCAGTTTGATGTGGTAGAGCGTGTTGTAAACAAAGAGAAAAAGAAAATTAAGACCGATATAAAACTCGATACCCATATTCAAATAAAACTTGATATTGATGCGCCAGATGCTTCTACCGAATATTTAGAGCGCGGTTACGACGAAGAGAAAAAGATGCATTATTACAAAGTATTTTTTAACGCCGAAAACTAA
- a CDS encoding ribonuclease HII: MLKINFSGFELECGTDEAGRGCLAGPVTAASVILPKDFQNDLLNDSKQLSEKKRLLLKTVVEKAALNHSVAHVFEKKIDEINILNASILAMHNAIDLLPTVPEFIIVDGNKFKPYKDIPHETIIKGDGKYLSIAAASILAKTHRDLYMNKIHEEFPMYNWKQNKGYPTKEHREAIKKYGVTKYHRKSFRLLPEQLKLDL, encoded by the coding sequence ATGCTAAAAATAAACTTTTCTGGGTTTGAACTAGAATGTGGTACAGATGAAGCAGGAAGAGGCTGTCTTGCCGGCCCTGTAACTGCTGCTTCAGTAATACTTCCAAAAGACTTTCAAAATGATTTACTCAACGATTCTAAACAATTAAGTGAAAAGAAGAGGCTTTTATTGAAAACTGTTGTTGAGAAAGCAGCACTTAATCACAGTGTGGCTCATGTGTTTGAAAAGAAAATAGATGAAATTAATATTTTAAATGCTTCTATTTTGGCCATGCACAACGCTATAGATCTGCTACCCACTGTACCAGAATTTATTATTGTAGATGGTAACAAGTTTAAGCCTTACAAAGATATTCCGCATGAAACTATTATAAAGGGTGATGGTAAATACTTAAGTATTGCTGCAGCATCCATTCTCGCTAAAACGCACAGGGATTTGTATATGAACAAAATCCATGAAGAATTCCCTATGTACAATTGGAAACAGAACAAAGGCTATCCTACCAAAGAACACCGAGAAGCCATCAAAAAATATGGTGTTACCAAATACCACAGAAAGTCCTTTAGATTATTACCCGAACAATTAAAATTAGATTTATAA
- a CDS encoding hemolysin family protein has product MTIYIVIIVLSLVLSAFFSGMEIAYVSSNKIHIEIEKKQEGILATTLSKLTARPSKFITTMLIGNNIALVIYGFFMGDLLVKWFQSFLPTDSGFLNYLLQDLSLLSQTVISTFVILITAEFLPKVFFQIYANTLIKVLAIPAYFFYVLFGLISEFVIWVSDIVLKTFFKTDGDQIQLAFTKVELGNYISEQMESVEEHDEVDSEIQIFQNALEFSDVKAREVMVPRTEIIAVEINESIKTLSELFTDTGRTKVLVYKESIDDILGYVHSFELFKKHKDIRSMMMPVEFVPETVLIKDVLNVLTKKRRSIAVVLDEYGGTSGIMTVEDIVEELFGEIEDEHDTVDLVEQVLDGDSFLFSARLEVDYINETYKINLPESENYETLGGLIVNFTEEIPSQDDVIKIENFQFKITEVSNTKIDLVELKLLNDN; this is encoded by the coding sequence ATGACAATATATATTGTAATTATTGTCCTTTCTTTAGTGCTTTCGGCTTTTTTTTCTGGTATGGAGATTGCTTATGTGTCTTCAAATAAAATTCATATAGAAATTGAAAAAAAGCAAGAAGGTATTCTTGCTACTACCCTCTCTAAACTCACTGCCAGACCTTCTAAATTCATAACAACTATGCTAATTGGTAACAATATAGCGTTAGTAATTTATGGATTTTTTATGGGCGACTTGTTGGTAAAATGGTTTCAATCCTTTTTGCCCACAGATAGTGGTTTTTTAAATTATTTGCTACAAGATTTAAGTTTGCTTTCTCAAACTGTCATATCCACGTTTGTGATTTTAATTACTGCTGAGTTTTTACCCAAAGTGTTTTTTCAGATTTATGCCAACACACTCATAAAAGTTTTGGCAATACCCGCTTACTTTTTTTATGTACTATTCGGATTGATATCAGAATTTGTTATTTGGGTTTCAGATATTGTTCTAAAAACCTTTTTCAAAACCGATGGAGACCAAATTCAACTGGCGTTTACTAAGGTTGAATTAGGGAATTATATTAGTGAGCAAATGGAATCTGTGGAAGAGCATGATGAAGTGGATTCTGAAATTCAGATATTTCAAAATGCCCTAGAGTTTTCAGATGTTAAGGCACGTGAAGTTATGGTGCCTAGAACAGAGATTATTGCCGTAGAAATAAATGAATCCATAAAGACACTAAGCGAACTTTTCACTGATACTGGAAGAACAAAAGTTTTAGTTTACAAAGAAAGTATTGATGATATTTTAGGTTATGTACACTCTTTCGAACTATTTAAAAAGCACAAGGATATTCGGTCTATGATGATGCCGGTTGAGTTCGTGCCCGAAACCGTTTTAATTAAGGATGTGTTGAATGTGCTAACAAAAAAACGAAGAAGTATAGCTGTAGTTCTTGATGAATATGGTGGTACATCTGGCATAATGACTGTTGAAGATATAGTTGAAGAATTATTTGGTGAAATAGAGGATGAACATGATACTGTAGATTTGGTAGAACAGGTTCTTGATGGTGATTCTTTCTTGTTTTCAGCAAGGTTGGAAGTAGACTATATTAACGAGACCTATAAAATTAATTTACCGGAAAGCGAAAACTATGAGACTTTAGGTGGACTAATTGTAAATTTTACCGAAGAAATTCCAAGTCAGGATGACGTCATCAAAATAGAGAATTTTCAGTTTAAAATAACCGAAGTCTCCAATACAAAGATAGATTTAGTAGAACTTAAACTGCTGAATGATAATTAA
- a CDS encoding putative porin, whose amino-acid sequence MSTLSVQITTFVAKIKELINFFLHYYMLNTHFKRNVEALVSKVRMSIGLFFLFGVCVLSAQEPVENKEVVAPKDQDTILQKLSKKRKLKKEPVDVEPEEEVVGIKDYLIITAERDTTYVDTTLTIQKDYKFNYLRRDNFGLLPFANLGQTYNSLTYSFGDTSLMPNFGAQARHFNYWEVEDINYYRVPTPLTELFYRTAFEQGQLVDSFITINTSPQFNFSIAYKGLRSLGRYQHVLTSTGNFRFTSNYQTKNKRYNARGHIVTQDLLNQENGGLDDVSVANFIGGEDEFLDRSILEVNFENAESILLGKRVHLEHDYTIIKQDSLNKNEIKIGHVMSFEDKYFQYEQTSSLTRFFGESFVNSNIRDRSTLENFYNKVYLNYSNDVLGDLHFGITNNNYNYGYDKIVVLDNSTITNRLKGNIYAVEGVYNKKYKGFLLNGKFGLNIAGDFEGNYIAGKVSFNLKEDIAASASLRHSSRAPNYNTLLYQSDYKNYNWQNGFNNIESQELSFNAQYKNLANITVDLNTITDYVYFKNIEGTESSQEIRPFQNSITITYLKVKLENEIKLGKFALNNTVLYQNVQDENNSLNVPELITRNTFYFSSEMFRKALFLQTGVTLNYFTEYNMNAYNPLLAEFYVQNTEKFGGFPRLDFFINAKIRQTRLFLKAEHFNSSFTGYDYFSAPNNPYRDFTVRFGVVWNFFL is encoded by the coding sequence TTGAGCACTCTTTCCGTTCAAATAACTACTTTTGTTGCCAAAATAAAAGAATTAATCAATTTTTTTCTTCATTATTATATGTTGAATACACATTTTAAAAGAAATGTTGAAGCTCTTGTTAGTAAAGTGAGAATGTCTATTGGGCTTTTCTTTTTATTTGGAGTATGTGTTCTTAGTGCCCAAGAGCCTGTTGAAAATAAAGAGGTTGTTGCCCCAAAAGATCAAGATACCATTTTACAAAAACTGTCCAAGAAGCGTAAGCTAAAAAAAGAACCCGTTGATGTTGAACCTGAAGAGGAAGTGGTCGGGATAAAGGATTATCTTATAATCACAGCAGAGCGAGATACCACTTACGTAGACACGACTCTAACCATTCAAAAAGATTATAAGTTTAACTATTTAAGACGTGACAATTTTGGATTGCTGCCTTTTGCTAATTTAGGTCAGACCTACAACAGTCTTACTTATAGTTTTGGTGATACGAGCTTGATGCCAAACTTTGGTGCACAGGCCAGACATTTCAATTACTGGGAGGTAGAAGACATAAACTATTACAGGGTCCCAACACCATTAACAGAGTTATTCTACAGAACAGCTTTCGAGCAAGGCCAGTTAGTAGATTCTTTCATTACCATAAACACTTCACCTCAGTTTAACTTTTCGATAGCATATAAAGGCTTGCGGTCTTTGGGTAGGTATCAACATGTGCTTACGAGTACGGGTAATTTTAGGTTTACTTCAAACTACCAGACAAAAAATAAGAGGTATAACGCTCGTGGGCATATTGTAACTCAGGATTTACTCAATCAGGAAAATGGTGGTTTAGATGATGTGAGTGTAGCTAATTTTATTGGTGGCGAAGACGAGTTTTTAGATAGGTCGATTTTAGAAGTGAATTTTGAGAACGCAGAGAGTATACTATTGGGAAAACGTGTGCACTTGGAACACGACTATACAATCATAAAGCAAGACTCTCTAAATAAAAATGAAATTAAAATAGGTCATGTAATGTCCTTCGAGGATAAATACTTTCAGTATGAGCAAACCTCTAGTCTTACACGTTTTTTTGGAGAATCTTTTGTGAATTCTAATATAAGAGACAGGAGTACTTTAGAAAACTTCTACAATAAAGTCTATCTTAATTATAGTAATGATGTTTTAGGAGACTTGCATTTTGGTATAACCAATAACAATTACAATTATGGATACGATAAAATAGTTGTTCTTGATAATTCAACCATAACAAACCGTTTAAAAGGGAATATATATGCCGTTGAAGGTGTATATAATAAAAAGTACAAAGGATTTCTGTTGAATGGTAAATTTGGGCTCAACATTGCAGGGGATTTTGAAGGGAATTATATTGCGGGTAAAGTATCTTTTAATCTAAAAGAAGACATAGCCGCATCGGCTTCACTGCGTCATAGTTCAAGAGCACCAAATTACAATACCCTATTGTATCAAAGTGATTATAAAAACTATAATTGGCAAAATGGATTCAATAATATAGAGTCCCAAGAGTTGTCTTTTAATGCACAATATAAAAACCTAGCGAATATTACTGTCGATTTAAATACTATAACAGACTATGTGTATTTTAAGAATATTGAAGGCACCGAATCTTCACAAGAAATAAGGCCGTTTCAAAATAGTATTACAATAACCTATTTAAAGGTTAAGTTAGAGAACGAAATAAAATTAGGTAAGTTTGCCCTAAATAATACGGTATTATATCAAAACGTACAGGACGAAAACAATTCTTTAAACGTACCTGAACTCATAACAAGAAATACATTTTATTTTTCCAGTGAAATGTTTAGGAAAGCATTGTTTCTCCAAACAGGAGTAACCTTAAATTATTTCACTGAGTATAATATGAATGCTTATAACCCATTGTTAGCAGAGTTTTATGTTCAAAATACAGAAAAGTTTGGAGGGTTTCCTAGGTTGGATTTCTTTATTAATGCGAAAATTAGGCAGACAAGGTTATTCTTAAAAGCCGAGCACTTCAATTCATCATTTACAGGTTACGATTATTTTTCGGCCCCTAATAACCCTTACCGAGACTTTACAGTTCGTTTTGGTGTTGTTTGGAATTTCTTTTTGTAG
- a CDS encoding DUF3352 domain-containing protein, producing the protein MRPYRLALLILLSFYSCTNLKTKRAELIDFAPKDSKVVVVTSNFENLKHTISNNDFLSRISKSEFYKKLEKSLQSTSFLTPSGEILICFSKDINDSLQYAIITKHHKGLLKTDSLKNFSKETLTYKNKTIIKSTLNNQALFSTVIDSVLIASSSKETIDHIFSEPKKDAELTKIYNSINSSKTCSVILKPDSSFVNVFSPEKELLLNEFSNFITFDIEANQNEIVLNGIAKANDSLNSSVNIFKNTIAQENQTPNITPSNSDGFMSITFNEYKTFGDNLKRYNQKDSTFVSHELFNDLVEVGVVYQGKEQAIILNYIDNIATKDALVGNENVQSSYREIDIFEFDDPELFSETLAPFISFNKATLYCNIDNFFVFANSIELLQNIIANYQNKTTLSEHYYYKSLKEKLSDESSLLVVYNPSVLNKVINHNVNEDLNYKLDKYHTSALQFVYDNNFAHVNGVVKKSKSGASLNSVSEEWNIKLDTDILTNPQFVTNHVTRQKEIVVQDVNNNLYLISNSGKILWKKKLQGPVLGEINQIDIYRNGRLQLCFATPHRIYVIDRNGRDVASFPRKFNDVITQPLSVFDYDKRKNYRLLVTQGKDLLMFDVTSKIVSGFTFKTANGNILSQPKHFRIGSKDYITFKTSSKLYILDRVGRTRVKPRSNSSFSDQSIFLYKNEFTTTAKDGNLFSVKTNGNVTLKNLGLPENHALTTTSKTLVALTENKLTIKNKTTELDFGAYTEPKIFYINDKIYVTVTDKQSHKVYLFDSLSKPISNFPVYGNSLMDLDNIDKDRNLEFVTKGENNSIILYQIN; encoded by the coding sequence ATGAGACCCTACCGCTTAGCCCTCTTAATTTTACTGTCATTTTATAGCTGTACCAATTTAAAAACCAAACGGGCCGAACTTATAGATTTTGCTCCAAAAGATTCTAAAGTTGTTGTTGTAACTTCAAATTTTGAAAATCTTAAACACACAATCTCCAACAATGATTTTTTATCACGGATTTCTAAGAGTGAATTCTACAAAAAATTAGAAAAGAGCCTGCAAAGCACATCTTTTTTAACCCCTTCTGGAGAAATACTAATCTGTTTTTCAAAGGATATTAACGATAGCCTGCAATACGCAATCATCACAAAACACCACAAAGGATTATTAAAGACAGATTCACTAAAGAATTTCTCTAAGGAGACGTTAACATACAAGAACAAAACAATAATAAAGTCTACGTTAAACAATCAAGCGCTTTTCAGCACTGTTATTGATAGCGTTCTTATTGCATCCTCGTCGAAAGAGACCATAGACCATATATTTTCAGAACCAAAGAAAGACGCCGAATTAACTAAAATTTACAATAGTATAAATAGCTCTAAAACCTGTTCTGTAATCTTAAAACCCGATTCTTCTTTTGTAAATGTTTTTAGTCCTGAGAAAGAATTACTGCTTAACGAATTTTCAAATTTCATAACCTTCGATATAGAAGCGAACCAAAATGAAATAGTTCTAAACGGTATAGCAAAAGCAAACGACTCTTTGAACAGTTCGGTAAATATTTTCAAAAACACCATTGCCCAAGAAAACCAAACTCCAAACATCACACCATCAAACAGTGATGGTTTTATGAGTATAACCTTTAACGAGTATAAAACTTTTGGCGACAATCTTAAGCGTTACAACCAAAAGGATTCTACTTTTGTTAGTCATGAATTATTCAATGATCTCGTTGAAGTTGGTGTTGTTTACCAAGGAAAAGAACAAGCTATTATTTTAAACTATATTGATAATATAGCTACAAAAGATGCCCTAGTTGGCAATGAAAATGTACAGAGCTCATATAGAGAGATTGATATTTTTGAGTTCGATGACCCCGAACTTTTTTCAGAAACTTTAGCACCATTCATTTCTTTCAATAAAGCCACCTTATATTGTAATATTGATAATTTCTTTGTCTTTGCAAACTCTATAGAATTACTACAAAACATAATTGCGAATTACCAAAATAAAACAACATTATCTGAACATTACTACTACAAAAGCCTAAAGGAAAAATTAAGCGATGAGTCTTCCCTGTTAGTAGTTTACAATCCATCGGTACTAAATAAGGTCATCAACCATAATGTAAATGAGGATTTAAACTATAAACTAGACAAATACCATACATCTGCTCTTCAGTTTGTTTACGACAATAATTTTGCGCATGTTAATGGGGTTGTAAAAAAGAGCAAATCGGGCGCTTCTTTAAATTCGGTCTCAGAGGAATGGAACATTAAACTTGATACGGATATTCTAACCAATCCGCAATTTGTAACCAATCATGTAACAAGACAAAAAGAAATTGTGGTTCAAGACGTAAATAACAACCTGTACTTAATTTCCAATAGCGGTAAAATACTTTGGAAAAAGAAACTGCAAGGTCCTGTACTGGGTGAAATCAACCAAATAGATATTTACAGAAACGGCAGACTACAATTATGTTTTGCCACACCTCACAGAATTTATGTTATAGACAGAAACGGCAGAGATGTAGCATCATTCCCAAGAAAATTTAATGATGTAATAACACAGCCACTCTCGGTTTTTGATTATGATAAGAGGAAGAATTACAGGTTATTGGTAACACAGGGCAAAGATTTGCTGATGTTTGATGTAACATCCAAAATTGTTTCCGGTTTTACATTTAAAACAGCCAATGGCAACATACTATCTCAACCTAAACATTTTAGAATTGGAAGCAAGGATTACATAACCTTTAAGACCAGCAGCAAACTTTACATCTTGGATAGAGTTGGAAGAACAAGAGTAAAACCAAGAAGTAACAGTTCTTTTTCTGATCAATCTATTTTCCTCTATAAGAACGAATTCACAACAACCGCTAAAGACGGCAACCTGTTTTCTGTAAAAACTAACGGCAATGTCACCTTGAAAAATTTAGGATTGCCTGAAAACCATGCCTTGACCACAACCAGCAAAACACTTGTGGCTTTAACCGAAAATAAACTTACCATTAAAAACAAGACCACAGAACTGGATTTTGGAGCCTACACCGAGCCCAAGATTTTCTATATCAACGATAAGATTTATGTCACGGTAACCGATAAACAATCGCACAAGGTCTATCTTTTCGATAGCTTATCTAAACCTATATCTAACTTTCCGGTTTACGGAAATTCTTTAATGGATTTGGACAATATCGATAAAGACAGAAACCTTGAATTTGTTACTAAAGGCGAAAACAATTCTATTATACTTTACCAGATAAATTAA
- a CDS encoding type III pantothenate kinase: MKLIIDVGNTRVKLAVYNGSHLEERLTTSQDNLFEQICMLVERYKSITGAIMSSVGGFDDKVISKITELVNLMILNSKTKLPFENKYKTPSTLGVDRIALVSASVNQFPNDDVLIIDAGTCVTYDFINSSNEYIGGAISPGLSTRYRSLNNLTANLPLLDLKLPENITGNSTNESIHSGVVNGLVKEIDGVITEYKIKYPHLTVILTGGDANFLSKQLKSSIFANSNFLLEGLNFLLQFNSNE, from the coding sequence ATGAAACTAATTATTGATGTTGGAAACACCAGGGTGAAGTTAGCTGTTTACAATGGTAGCCACCTAGAAGAACGTTTAACCACAAGTCAGGATAACTTATTTGAACAGATTTGTATGTTAGTTGAGCGTTATAAATCAATAACAGGTGCTATAATGTCTTCTGTAGGTGGATTTGATGATAAAGTGATATCTAAGATAACCGAATTGGTAAATCTGATGATTTTAAATTCCAAAACGAAGCTACCGTTTGAAAACAAATACAAAACACCCAGTACGCTAGGGGTAGATCGTATAGCTCTCGTTTCAGCTTCAGTAAATCAATTTCCTAATGATGATGTGCTCATCATCGATGCAGGAACCTGTGTTACCTATGATTTTATCAATTCAAGTAATGAGTACATTGGTGGTGCTATTTCACCGGGATTAAGCACAAGATATAGGTCATTAAATAATTTAACTGCAAATTTACCGTTGTTGGATTTGAAACTACCTGAGAATATAACTGGAAATTCAACGAATGAATCAATCCACTCTGGTGTAGTGAACGGACTCGTGAAAGAAATTGATGGGGTAATAACGGAGTATAAAATCAAATATCCTCATTTAACAGTTATTTTAACAGGCGGCGATGCTAATTTCTTGTCTAAACAATTAAAAAGTAGCATATTTGCCAATTCAAATTTTCTTTTAGAGGGTCTGAATTTTTTATTACAATTTAATTCAAACGAATGA
- the lptC gene encoding LPS export ABC transporter periplasmic protein LptC — protein sequence MIQFYKHYMLSIVTVFTVAMFFSCKDNYNEVQNLGISENEPIGEAENFNLKYTDSGRVTRHLIGKKMFNYTNRHFPYYEFIDGVVMNLFDKEKKKSTIVSDYAIVYDKTGIIDLQGNVEIITHNGDVLKSQQLYFDQKRKWLFTNEPVTYISGEDIIHGNGFDSNKSFSNAEVLEVTGIFSVED from the coding sequence ATGATACAATTTTATAAACATTATATGTTAAGCATAGTCACAGTTTTTACTGTGGCTATGTTTTTTTCATGTAAAGACAATTATAACGAGGTTCAAAATTTAGGTATCTCAGAAAATGAACCTATTGGAGAAGCTGAAAACTTTAATTTAAAGTATACAGATTCGGGTAGGGTTACGAGGCACTTAATTGGAAAAAAAATGTTTAATTATACTAATAGACATTTTCCTTACTATGAGTTTATAGACGGTGTTGTTATGAATCTTTTTGATAAAGAAAAAAAGAAGAGCACTATAGTATCAGACTATGCAATTGTGTATGATAAAACAGGTATTATAGATTTACAAGGTAACGTTGAAATAATCACTCACAATGGAGATGTTTTAAAATCGCAACAATTGTATTTCGACCAAAAGCGGAAATGGTTATTTACCAACGAACCTGTAACTTATATTTCTGGTGAGGATATCATACATGGTAATGGTTTCGATTCCAATAAGAGTTTTTCTAATGCAGAGGTACTCGAAGTTACCGGGATTTTCTCTGTAGAAGATTAA